A single genomic interval of Pyrus communis chromosome 5, drPyrComm1.1, whole genome shotgun sequence harbors:
- the LOC137734483 gene encoding casein kinase II subunit beta-2-like yields MPKDQRGVIRSRSEPALNPNRLRDKSLAPSTSLAANPHDTDTFYDQAESADTSCKDSDVRCYGDEDASWISWFCNQKGNEFFCEVDDDYILDDVNRSGLRNHVPFYDYALDLMLDIESSNDGLTDEEQNNLIESATEMLYGLIHARYIATNKGLSAMLEKYRNYDFGSCPRVNCTKQRCLPVDESDIPRLSTVKIYCPNCEDIYSPQSRHPHTYASFFSPSPSRPFLVRTP; encoded by the exons ATGCCTAAAGATCAGAGAGGTGTAATTAGATCACGTTCTGAACCGGCTTTGAACCCTAATCGACTCAGAGACAAATCTTTGGCTCCTTCTACGTCACTTGCTGCCAATCCCCATGATACTGATACATTCTATGATCAGG CGGAATCAGCTGATACAAGTTGCAAAGATTCAGATGTTAGATGCTATGGTGATGAAGATGCATCTTGGATATCATGGTTCTGCAATCAGAAAGGGAATGAATTCTTCTGTGAAGTCGACGATGATTACATCCTTGATGATGTCAACCGTTCAGGTTTAAGAAACCACGTACCATTCTATGATTATGCACTGGATTTAATGTTGGACATTGAGTCTTCCAATG ATGGCTTAACTGATGAGGAACAGAACAATCTGATCGAATCCGCGACGGAGATGCTCTACGGTTTAATTCATGCCAGATACATAGCAACTAACAAGGGATTGTCTGCAATG TTGGAGAAGTACAGGAACTATGATTTTGGCAGTTGTCCAAGAGTGAACTGCACTAAACAACGTTGTCTGCCTGTTGATGAGTCAGACATCCCAAGATTAAGCACTGTAAAAATCTATTGTCCCAACTGTGAAGACATTTATTCCCCACAATCCAGACACCCACACACGTACGCATCCTTCTTCTCTCCCTCACCTTCTCGACCTTTCCTCGTCCGTACACCATAG